The stretch of DNA ACGAATCGCTCCCCCGTCCTTCGTCCGGCCGCCCGCGCGCGCAACGCGCGCGCCGCGCCGTGCTGGCCGCCGTCGCCGCACTCGCGGCGGCGCTGCCGTTCGCCGGCTTCGCGCCCGCCGCTCACGCCGAGCGCGCCGACAAGGACAAGCCGCTCAACATCGAAGCGGACGCCATGACCTACGACGACCTGAAGCAGCAGACCATCTTCACCGGTCACGTCGTCGCGACCAAAGGCACGATCCTGATCAAGGCGGACAAGGTCGTCGTCACCCAGGACCCGCAGGGCTACCAGTTCGCGACCGGCACGGTCGCGCCCGGCAGCAGCCCGCTCGCGTATTTCCGCCAGAAGCGCGAGGGCATCGACGAATACGTCGAGGGCGAAGCGGAACGCATCGACTACGACGGCCGCCAGGACCTGACCGTGCTGACCACGCGTGCGACCGTGCGCCGCCTGCAGGGCCTGTCGACGCTGCTCGACCAGGTGCACGGCAGCGTGATCACGTACGACGGCCAGAACGACTTCTACACGGCGAAGTCCGGCAAGGACGTCGCGGGGCCGGGTAATCCGTCCGGGCGCGTGCGCGCGATGCTGTCGCCGCGCAACCGCGGGCCGCAGCCGCTCACCGGCGCGCCGACGACGCTCACGCCGTCGCCCACGCTGCAGGGAGCGCCGCAACAGTGAACACCTCCGCGATCAACGGCCGGCAGCCCGCCGGCACCACCAGCTCGCTCGCCGTGCGCAACCTGAAGAAACGCTACGGGTCGCGCACCGTCGTGAAGGACGTGTCGCTCGACGTGAAGAGCGGCGAGGTCGTCGGCCTGCTCGGCCCGAACGGCGCCGGCAAGACGACGTCGTTCTACATGATCGTCGGCCTCGTGCCGCTCGACGCCGGCGAGATCGATCTCGACGGCCGCTCGATCAGCCTGCTGCCGATCCACAAGCGCGCGGCGCTCGGGCTGTCGTACCTGCCGCAGGAAGCATCGGTGTTCCGCAAGCTCACCGTCGAGGAGAACATCCGCGCGGTGCTCGAACTGCAGCATGACGGCACCGGCAAGCGGCTGTCGAAGGACGTGATGACGGAGCGCACCGAGGCGCTGCTCGACGAACTGCAGATCGCGCATCTGCGCGGGAATCCGGCACTGTCGCTGTCGGGCGGCGAGCGGCGGCGCGTCGAAATCGCCCGCGCGCTCGCAACCGACCCCAGTTTCATTCTGCTCGACGAGCCGTTCGCCGGCGTGGACCCGATCGCGGTGCTGGAAATCCAGAAGATCGTGAAGTTCCTGAAGCAGCGCAACATCGGCGTCCTGATCACCGACCACAACGTGCGCGAGACGCTCGGCATCTGCGATCACGCGTACATCATCAGCGACGGCTCGGTGCTCGCCGCCGGCGCGCCCAGCGACATCATCGAGAACGAAAGCGTGCGCCGCGTCTACCTCGGCGAACACTTCCGCATGTAAGCGGGCGCCGCCCGTCTCCGCGTCTGGCGGCCGCAACCGTCAGGCGAACCCCGCCAGCAACAGGCAACTCCCTCCCCTTCGCCGGGCGCGTACGCGCCCGGCCGGCCGGTTTTTCGCCCCTTCATGCCGCCCGCCGGGGCGTCGCGCCGGGCGGCCGCACCATCGGGGGGCACTCGTTTTTGCGACTGTCGCGAGGTATCGCGAGCGTGGCAAACTCTTTACAATGAGTCGCAAATCGCCATGAAAGCCAGCCTCCAACTCCGCCTTTCGCAGCATCTCGCGCTAACCCCTCAACTGCAGCAGTCGATCCGGCTCCTGCAGTTGTCGACGCTCGAACTGCAGCAGGAAGTCGCGACGGCGATCGCGCAGAACCCGCTGCTCGAAAACGAGGACGACTGGATCGCAAGCCCGCTGCGGGTTGCCGCGGACGGCTCGCTGATCGCGCAACCGCCGGCGCCCGCGGGCACCGACGCGCTGCCGCCCGGCACGTCGAACTCGACGTCGGCCAGCAACGGCAGCAGTGACGGCGGCGACGGCGAACCGCAAGGCGTCGACGAATACAACGGCCTCAGCGATACGAACAGCGACAGCAGCCAGTGGAATCTCGACGATTACGGCCGCTCCGGCAGCGCGTCGGACGACGACGACCTGCCGCCGCTGCAGATCCACGAATCGACGACGACGCTGCGCGACCATCTGATGGCGCAACTGCGCGTCACGCAGGCAAGCCCGCGCGACCGTGCGCTCGTCACGTTCCTGATCGAATCGCTCGACGACGACGGCTACCTCAGCGCGACGTTCGAGGAAATTCTGACCGACCTGCCCGACGAACTCGAAGTCGACACCGACGAACTGAACGCGGCGCTCGCGCTGCTGCACAGCTTCGACCCGGCCGGCGTCGGCGCGCGTTCGGCATCCGAATGCCTGAAGCTTCAGTTGCTGCGCATCGATTCGACGCCGACGCGCACGCTCGCGCTCGAAATCGTCGCCCACCATCTGGAACTGCTCGCGGCCCGCGACTTCACGCGGCTGCGCAAGCAGTTGAAGGCGAACGACGACGAATTGCGCGACGCGCACATGCTGATCCGCTCGCTGGAGCCGTTTCCCGGCGCCGCGTACGGCAAGGCCGAAGCGGACTACGTGGTGCCGGACATCATCGTGAAGAAGGTCGGCCAGGGCTGGCATGCGGAGCTGAATCCGGAGGTCGTGCCGAAGCTGCGGATCAACCATCTGTACGCGAATATCCTGCGCAACAACCGGGGCGATCCGGGCAGCGGATCGCTGCGCCAGC from Paraburkholderia caballeronis encodes:
- the lptA gene encoding lipopolysaccharide transport periplasmic protein LptA, translating into MNESLPRPSSGRPRAQRARRAVLAAVAALAAALPFAGFAPAAHAERADKDKPLNIEADAMTYDDLKQQTIFTGHVVATKGTILIKADKVVVTQDPQGYQFATGTVAPGSSPLAYFRQKREGIDEYVEGEAERIDYDGRQDLTVLTTRATVRRLQGLSTLLDQVHGSVITYDGQNDFYTAKSGKDVAGPGNPSGRVRAMLSPRNRGPQPLTGAPTTLTPSPTLQGAPQQ
- the lptB gene encoding LPS export ABC transporter ATP-binding protein, encoding MNTSAINGRQPAGTTSSLAVRNLKKRYGSRTVVKDVSLDVKSGEVVGLLGPNGAGKTTSFYMIVGLVPLDAGEIDLDGRSISLLPIHKRAALGLSYLPQEASVFRKLTVEENIRAVLELQHDGTGKRLSKDVMTERTEALLDELQIAHLRGNPALSLSGGERRRVEIARALATDPSFILLDEPFAGVDPIAVLEIQKIVKFLKQRNIGVLITDHNVRETLGICDHAYIISDGSVLAAGAPSDIIENESVRRVYLGEHFRM
- a CDS encoding RNA polymerase factor sigma-54, whose amino-acid sequence is MKASLQLRLSQHLALTPQLQQSIRLLQLSTLELQQEVATAIAQNPLLENEDDWIASPLRVAADGSLIAQPPAPAGTDALPPGTSNSTSASNGSSDGGDGEPQGVDEYNGLSDTNSDSSQWNLDDYGRSGSASDDDDLPPLQIHESTTTLRDHLMAQLRVTQASPRDRALVTFLIESLDDDGYLSATFEEILTDLPDELEVDTDELNAALALLHSFDPAGVGARSASECLKLQLLRIDSTPTRTLALEIVAHHLELLAARDFTRLRKQLKANDDELRDAHMLIRSLEPFPGAAYGKAEADYVVPDIIVKKVGQGWHAELNPEVVPKLRINHLYANILRNNRGDPGSGSLRQQLQEARWLIKNIQQRFETILRVAQAIVERQKNFFVHGEIAMRPLVLREIADTLGLHESTVSRVTTGKYMLTPFGTLEFKYFFGSHVSTDTGGAASSTAIRALIKQLIGAENPKSPLSDSRIAELLAEQGFVVARRTVAKYREALKIPAVNLRKSL